From the Lolium rigidum isolate FL_2022 chromosome 2, APGP_CSIRO_Lrig_0.1, whole genome shotgun sequence genome, one window contains:
- the LOC124687792 gene encoding probable small nuclear ribonucleoprotein G, producing the protein MSRSGQPPDLKKYMDKKLQIKLNANRVVIGTLRGFDQFMNLVVDNTVEVNGDERNDIGMVVLRGNSVVMIEALEPIAKSQ; encoded by the exons ATGAGCCGATCGGGGCAGCCACCGGATCTGAAGAA GTACATGGACAAGAAGCTCCAAA TCAAGCTGAATGCAAACCGTGTTGTCATTGGCACACTTCGAGGATTTGATCAGTTCATGAATTTGGTCGTGGATAACACTGTGGAGGTCAATGGAGATGAAAGGAACGACATAGGGATGGTG GTTCTGAGAGGAAATAGTGTTGTGATGATTGAAGCCCTTGAACCAATTGCCAAGTCTCAGTGA
- the LOC124692678 gene encoding peroxisome biogenesis factor 10, whose amino-acid sequence MSAGDPAGDAGPSSRGGARGGAAARPRRFPTAAQPEVMRAAEKDDSYAAHVTEACRDAFRHLFGTRVAVAYQNEIKLLGQSLYYLLTTGSGQQTLGEEYCDISQVATSHGLPPTPARRMLFILYQTTVPYLAERISSRIVSRGIYLDDSQLDYHHESDSSSRGIAQSSTNTDDSSASLSFSTLSRLRSRAHDFGLWIVQKWPSMLPLGQDFIQLAIRTNLMFFYFEGLYYHLSKRGAGIHYVFIGKPMNQRPRYQILGIFLLIQLCILGAERLRRSNLSSIASSINQISSGSYPLSTGRTVPVLNEDGNIISDIRHGKAVDMASGSEASSSKSKCTLCLSTRQNPTATTCGHVFCWNCIMEWCNEKPECPLCRTPITHSSLICIYHSDF is encoded by the exons ATGAGCGCCGGGGATCCCGCCGGCGATGCGGGGCCCAGCTCCCGCGGCGGCGCCAGAGGCGGGGCAGCCGCGCGTCCTCGGCGGTTCCCGACGGCGGCGCAGCCGGAGGTCATGCGCGCGGCGGAGAAGGACGACAGCTATGCCGCCCACGTCACCGAGGCTTGCCGCGACGCCTTCCGCCACCTCTTCG GTACCAGGGTTGCCGTTGCTTACCAGAACGAG ATAAAACTTCTTGGCCAGTCCCTTTATTACTTGCTGACAACAGGCTCAGGCCAGCAAACACTTGGAGAAGAATATTGTGATATATCTCAG GTTGCAACTTCACATGGACTTCCGCCCACACCTGCTAGGCGGATGCTTTTCATTTTGTACCAAACTACCGTGCCCTATCTTGCTGAAAGAATCAG TTCGAGAATTGTCTCCCGTGGTATTTACCTCGATGACTCTCAGCTTGATTATCATCATGAAAGTGATAGCTCTAGTAGAGGCATTGCACAATCGTCTACAAACACAGATGACTCTTCAGCAAGCTTGAGTTTTTCCACCCTTTCAAGGTTGAGAAGCAGAGCTCATGACTTTGGGCTCTGGATAGTTCAGAAATGGCCTTCG ATGCTGCCGCTTGGTCAAGATTTTATACAGTTGGCTATCCGGACAAACCTGATGTTCTTCTATTTTGAAG GGTTATATTATCATTTATCGAAGCGGGGAGCTGGCATTCATTATGTATTCATTGGTAAGCCAATGAATCAGAGACCTAG GTATCAAATATTGGGCATCTTCTTGCTGATTCAGTTGTGTATTCTTGGTGCTGAGAGGCTCCGAAGAAGTAACTTGTCATCAATAGCTAGTTCCATTAATCAAATTTCATCAGGAAGCTATCCTTTGTCTACTG GTCGGACTGTCCCTGTTCTAAATGAAGATGGAAATATCATCAGTGACATCCGCCATGGTAAAGCTGTAGATATGGCTTCTGGTTCAGAG GCGTCCAGTAGCAAGAGCAAATGCACACTCTGTCTGAGCACCCGCCAGAACCCTACTGCCACAACCTGTGGCCATGTATTCTGCTG GAACTGCATAATGGAGTGGTGCAACGAGAAGCCGGAGTGCCCCCTATGCAGAACCCCTATTACCCATTCAAGTTTAATTTGCATATACCATTCGGATTTCTAG
- the LOC124692679 gene encoding stress-response A/B barrel domain-containing protein UP3-like, giving the protein MICLRAIPSPRLHLPLLRRLRRPSAAAMSSSTTSPAIAAPIEHFVLIKVRPEAAASGAAAAMVSSLQALSALVPGLAYIHAGPVLRLRSPAAEALGPTHLLHSRYAAKPDLAAYAAHPAHVAAVQAHVAPNALDATAVDWVNAADLPSPVAPGAAVRLTLAKVRDGVEVARLVEEVREATRAAAGVGEGAARVSFGENFSPARAKGFQFGMVAVFGSVEELDAVEGDAKVEQAKAALRPLLDEVMVLDFVVDAPAAAASL; this is encoded by the coding sequence ATGATTTGCCTCAGAGCCATCCCCTCCCCACGACTCCACctacccctcctccgccgcctcagacgaccctccgccgccgccatgtcctcctcgaccacctcccccgCCATCGCGGCCCCGATCGAGCACTTCGTGCTCATCAAGGTCCGCccggaggcggcggcctcgggcgccgccgccgccatggtctcCTCCCTGCAGGCGCTCTCCGCGCTCGTGCCAGGGCTGGCCTACATCCACGCGGGCCCCGTGCTGCGCCTCCGCTCCCCGGCCGCCGAGGCGCTGGGCCCCACGCACCTCCTCCACTCCCGCTACGCCGCCAAGCCCGACCTGGCCGCCTACGCCGCGCACCCGGCGCACGTGGCCGCCGTGCAGGCCCACGTCGCGCCCAACGCGCTCGACGCCACCGCCGTCGACTGGGTCAACGCCGCCGACCTCCCGTCCCCCGTCGCGCCCGGCGCCGCCGTGCGGCTCACCCTCGCCAAGGTCAGGGACGGGGTGGAGGTCGCGCGGCTCGTGGAGGAGGTGCGCGAGGCTACCAGGGCTGCTGCTGGGGTGGGGGAGGGCGCCGCCAGGGTCAGCTTCGGGGAGAACTTCTCCCCCGCCAGGGCCAAGGGGTTCCAGTTCGGGATGGTGGCTGTGTTCGGCAGCGTGGAGGAGCTCGACGCCGTTGAGGGGGACGCCAAGGTGGAGCAGGCCAAGGCCGCCCTCAGGCCCTTGCTCGATGAGGTCATGGTGCTCGACTTCGTCGTCGACGCGCCGGCCGCGGCCGCCAGCCTCTGA
- the LOC124687793 gene encoding DNA-directed RNA polymerase III subunit rpc31-like, whose translation MSFRGRGGRGGGRGGRGGRGGYGSSNFNFNGKHEPHENFPEIPLPETKFAATAEEKALILSTLKLEEFIRNSCYHLEPDVPKKKNDDKEIERFSDRKRKTRNKRESLKSYLKLTPGNFPEELWKDSTRAQPVSKKLRWDKDADDKTFEVFEKLEAQHKAGENKPEKDGEDEDDEEEEEEVEEEESSDDDYNQNIEFDDDDDDWNQEEEAQEDYYE comes from the exons ATGTCGTTCCGAGGCcgcggagggagaggaggaggcagaGGCGGGAGAGGCGGCCGCGGAGGCTACGGGTCCTCCAATTTTAACTTCAATGGGAAGCACGAGCCCCACGAGAACTTCCCG GAGATCCCTCTGCCCGAGACGAAGTTCGCGGCCACAGCCGAGGAGAAGGCTCTGATACTGTCCACCCTGAAGCTCGAGGAGTTCATCAGGAATTCTTGCTACCATCTAGAGCCGGATGTCCCCAAGAAAA AAAATGACGACAAAGAGATTGAGAGATTTTCTGATAGGAAGcgcaaaacaagaaacaaacgtgAATCTCTTAAATCATACCTCAAACTAACTCCTGGAAATTTCCCTGAGGAACTGTGGAAAG ATTCTACACGAGCGCAACCAGTCAGTAAAAAgcttcggtgggataaagacgcag ATGACAAGACATTTGAAGTATTTGAGAAGCTTGAAGCACAGCACAAG GCTGGAGAGAACAAGCCCGAAAAGGATGGTGAagacgaggatgacgaggaggaggaggaggaagtagaAGAGGAAGAAAGTTCAGATGACGATTATAATCAG AATATTGAgtttgatgatgatgacgatgactggAACCAGGAAGAGGAAGCAC AAGAAGACTACTATGAATAA